The Maylandia zebra isolate NMK-2024a linkage group LG14, Mzebra_GT3a, whole genome shotgun sequence genome includes the window AGCGGAGTGGGATGAGTGTAAATAACAGACGAGGTTTCGTGTTACACAGTGAGCACAAACGGTTAGTTAGTAAGGTTTAGTAACGTTTGTCACGATGTAGCATGAAATATTAGACGCTAAAAGCTACTGTTGAGATCACCTTTCCCTGAAAAACGAAAGATGGTCTTTTAGGGATGTTTTGAAAAAGAAGAGCGGAGTTTGCGTTTAAAAATTCTTCTTTGAAGAAACGAAAGCGGATTCAAGTGGTTTTAAACTTTACAGTAAAAAGTGTGGCAGTATTTTTGGACAGATAAAGTAGTCACTTTAATTTAAAAGCTTAAACTATTGTGATAGCTAGTTTCGTTGGTCACCGGATTCAAAGATGGTGAGAATAAAGGTTAATGAAAATTGTAAAGACTATATTTCTTCATAGGAGATGGAAGAATAAAGCAATAAAGCTAAATCGCCTATATTGGAATTGAATTGTCAGGTGACCTGACAGGTGATTCCCAACATGTCATCAACATGTCAAAAACTATACAAAACTACAAACTACAAAAACTTGGTGGGTGGGGGGCGCTGatagtcacaaaataaacaaatgctattttcaTTACACTTACAGTTAGATTGAGCAAATATGATAAATTGTATTTCAAAAACCAATACTCAGACATTTATCTCAAATTACAGACGCTGATTTGATGGTAAGACAGACCAGTGACAGACCAGGATTTTATCTTTTAATAGTTTTCAAGATTTTCATGTTTAAACATTTCATagcgtgaaaaaaaaaatagcctaAAAGGGGGTCAACCGATCATCTTGAAACATATTTGATATATGAAGTTTCAATTGTATAACAGCCCAACTTTGGACTATAAATCTTTTATGCAAATCAGAAAGAGCTGAGCAGAATGCTCACGTTGATGAAAACGGCATGACTCGTGCCAATTCGATATTTTGtggtattttatgtttttacccTCAAGCGGGTCACCTCATAAACTGTACCCGGTGTTCATCTGTAGTGAGTGTAGGCTGACTGTCCACTGTTTTGTGAAAGGAGACAGATACAGGTTGAGGAGTCAGTGTCTTTGAAGTGGATATAACATTTTTGGACACTGACTCTTGGCAAATAAACTCTCATATGATGTGATAATGTAATCACACTCTTTATCAGAGTAATGCTGTTAATAACCCCCAATgttatatccatccatccatccatccatccatccatccatccattttcctcTGTTTATCTGGGGATGGGTCTCAGGGCAGCAGCCTGAAGCAGAGAAGCAcagacctccctctctctgGCCACCAATTCCGGGTTGTGTGGCAGAACACCAAGCTGTTCCCAATCAAGCTGCAacatataatctctccagtatatcctgggtctgccccagagCCTTCTCCCAGTGGAACATCCCCcgacacctcacccaggaggcatccttgtcagatgccctaaccacctcaactggctcctttcgatgtttTACGCTCAGCTCTCTCATTGCAGCACCACAGCGCCAATCTGTCTGGCGATCTcctgctctcctctcctcccctcgCTCGTGatcaagaccccgagatacttcaattgattctgattctatgtatatattttttcagattttttttactttattgtaACCAAATGTAGATTCCGTGCAATATAAATATATCATCCTAACATATTTAATTGTCTAATAAACTTCCTAAAATCACAGTGAGTGTTTTAAAACTGTTGGCAGCTCtaacatgaaaacattacttGACAAGTGTGTTCGCGCTCAGCTCCATATTTTTCCtgcttccttttttattttgacagtctctcatcctgtgttcagtgtgtttagttttactccCCCTGTGTCATCATGTCCATTCATCCCAGCTGTTGTCACCTCTCTGTGTATATATTGTGTGAGTTTCCCTTTGTTTGTCGTCTGTTCGTCTAGCTCAGGTACTAGATGTTTCATGTTTCGTGTTTCATGTTTAGTTGAAATCAAGTTTTGTTTCCAcatgtctgcttttgggtccacaTTTCAGCCTTCACACGGTCTGTCAGTGCAGACCTTGACATTACTGGTTTTGCTGACATGTGAGCTACACAACCATGCAAGTAAATGTCAGTCCCTACCTCATGTTATAGATCCCTAGTCATAGAATTCTGTTTCTGTGGAAATGGGTAGGTAACATTATCTTTGGGGGGTTTATTTAATTTCCATGAATGTAATTTAGTATTTCTCATAATTCACTACTATCATCTGTCAGAGGATTTAATCTGAAGGTGATGAATGGTCCTTCCCCCGGCTGCAGTTGCTACTCTCCCCACTCAGTAGCTCATTAATTTCCTGCCCAAATATCAGCCTCTATCGTAACCGACAGTGGGTGGGGTGGAGAAAGATCATATttcattattatattaatcaaaCCCACATGCAGACTGGATTATAAATCAGGTGGGAAGTGACATTAATTCTGCCGAACCAGTTTGTGAATGTCCAGAAGCCCATCTTCGGGGTGTGGTAGTGTGGGGAAAAGTCCATTAATTCCAGATCTGTAGGGGAGAGCGGGGTAAGTTGTCACACTCTTCACACTGACTAACTTTTACTGAGCACCATACATCACAACGTAATAAATGTTTCACCAAATGAAAGACGGAAGTCTCGGGCACATATGATGTAttgattacattttcatatcttaTCTCATTACAGAGTTGTAGACTGTTGAAAGGAGAATGTGCACTTGTGACAATTTGCCCCATCGGCAGGTAAGTTGTCACACTAGATTATCTTAAAATATGAACACAAATACTTAATTATGATTATTGATTTTAATTGTTAAATTCAAACCAAAACTGGAAATTTGAACAATTATGCCAAGagaatttggaaaaaaacaattatttcaatccaatacacattttaatcaAAACATTAAGTAGAAAGAAAACTTTAGTTTGAACTTTAAACTCAAATGTTCTCTGGCTTGCACATAAATCCATCATAACTGAATGGAATGCTGCAAATAACTTGCTTTACTTAACATGTTTATACTCTGAACAAAACAGATGCCTTATTTCTGATTAATCAGACTCAACTTCAGAGTCACAATTCTGGCACACATAAATTGCCTGGCCTGAGGTGCAAGCATCATGGGCCCATTTGTTGCATTTTACGCATTTTACCCAGGTCTCTTTTGGACGACTGTTTGAAAAtggctccacacagacaaggcAGAAGCACTCTTCATCATCTGATGATGACTCTtgaattatttttcttcttttagctgCGTTGTTCTTCATAGGTCCAGATGTTTTCCCCCCTCGCGTCCCTCTCTTTTGAAACAGCTTTTTGCTAGATTCAgccttattcttttctttttctagttGCTGCTTCACTGGCGTGTCGGTTAGAATTGCTGATTTGCGTCGTTTTCTTCCTTTGCTGGATGGTTTTCGGCGGCCAGCTTTTGGATATGGCTGGATGTCCTCTGGAGTTGGTAGTCCGCTGTCAGTAATTGCAGTGCGGTAATTTATGTCAAAATCCTTTGCTGTACTTGTGATTGATTTGTTCTGCATCTTTACCTGCCTGACTGCCTTTAACATAATGTCAGGTGGTGTTCTGCCACGCTCTGTCTTTCGTTGATAATTTCGAACCATCttactttcttccttccttccttaatTCCTGCCTCTCCTTCCTTTCTTCAAAAACCTTAttacaaatacaaatgaattacaatatcacaattttttggagcatttattTGTACTGGGGCAAGTTGTCACATGTGACGACTTGCCCCAAAGTTAATGAGACAACTTGCCCCAAACTGACATTTATGCTAATTTTGGCTAAATGTCAGGGTTAGCTCAACATAGCACATCAGCTGAAGTATCAAAAGACACGTTAATGTCTCCTctattttgtgtaaaataataatCTGTAACATCTATACCTAACAAAGTTGTACTGAAGAAAatttaaagtgatttatttttccttttaggtcaaaaaaataaaaaagatgtgCTCACCTCAGATTAGAGCAGTCTTGATCACATGTGAACAGGAGGTTGACTATAGAAGAAGAAGTCACACAAAGTGGCTATTTCATTTTTGAGATAGAGCCTCTAGTGTTGGAGTTATGAACAGTGTGACAACTTACCCCGCTCTCCCCTATTCTTTTTCCCATCCCTTGTTCAATTTGAAAATTCATCAGAAGCTGCTGCAGCAATGTGAAAGGCAGTATACTATACTTGGAAATTCTTGCAGCATTGCTGGGCGTTGTTCTAGTTGGGTTGCAGTGGTTGTTATCAAATAGCTGATCTCCTGCAATGCGCTATGTGTCTGCGTTTCTGTCCTCGTGTTGGACAGGGTGTTGttcattgttcttttttttaccttcattgtttttttcaaaaaatgtccCAAATATGAAATAACACTGATATTAGATAGGTAAATATTGTCATCTATCATTTAGTGTAAAGTGtgcaagcaaaaaacaaacaaacaaataattcaaataattaaacaccatgaaaagtTATTTGAAGGTCTGTGTTTCTCAACCATATTCCTGTCAAGCTTTCATAATGCACTGACCTTTTCTTTCTATTTAATTGGCATCTTTTCTTTAAGTACCAGATGTGACAGACTGACTAACACCAGTATTTACGTTTCCCAAAACAgatatttaaattttatatttgccattatgtttggttttatttcatttttaatattcactttcaattcagtttaagcAGACTAAAGAtaaggaccataccactgaccttctgattagcAAACAGCACACTTTATCACCTGATGCAGACACAACATTTTGTCAAGATCATGATCTCTTATTCACGATCTCTCATACTTGAATCGTCTGTGTTCAGAAGCCAACATAAAGAATACACAAATTCAATTTCATGACTAACGCTAGTTCAAGACATATTTACGACTCATGGTAGCCCCCCTAAACTtaacttcaaacctcatctatTTGTATGTAGCTATTGTTGTATATGTTTTGGCTTGCTTTTTAGCTTACCCACCAATGATGCTTGTGTGAGCTTTGTTAGCCTCAGAAAAGTACATAAAAGTGAACACTGTGCAACTGCAGcatgaaaaatataatttttattaAACTGATAGTAACATTTTAATTACTGGAAGCAGAGTTTGTTAAAGTCTATTATTCTTCTTTTCAATGATTATTCAGTCCCTTGTTATTAATCCTTGTGCTGTCAAGATCTTCACCACGTCAAAGTTTTTGCAAAGGGAAAGTGCAGTTTATGTAAGATTAGAAAAGAGGAAGTGTAAATGACAGCAAGTGCAAACAAGGAAATGTGATGGATGACttagcaaaaaacaaagaaacttgGTTAGTACTGTATGAAAAGCAGTAGTCGTAGCTCACAGAGACTTTTTGGCTTTCCTTCTTTGACACATTGTCTACTCATCAGTTTCTTATAAACTTGCATtcgtttttacatgtttttttttgtttgtttttttacaaccGTCTTATTAGGAGGAATTACTatatacaaaataaacattCTTCCAGGGTGTTATTAATTGTGTCCCAGAGTGCACTGTTCACTGGCTTCTGACGTGCCGTTGTGTGACAGCCTTTTACTGTAGGCTATCTGTGAGATCTCAAGTTGCGTTGATGTGGCTGAGTCAAAACCTTTTTGGAGAGACTTAATACAGAGTGCAGCAGTCAGTCTTCTCCTGAACACCTTGCATAGAAACACGTAGATAAGCGGGTCTAGGCATACATTTGTTGCTGAAAGCCACAGGGTGGTTTCCTTGGCAAAGTAGACGGCATTCTGAGCCTTGCAGTCACTTGTTGCGCTCCGTGTTTGGGTGAGGGTATAGGGAACCCGGACGAAGTGAAATGGTGCAAAGCAGATGAAAAACACACCCACTACAACGAAGACTTTCGCTTTGGTTTTGCGACTGGCACCCCGAGATCTACTCTTTGAGGCTTTGTATGACTCATAAACCTTCTTGCTGATGAATGTGTAGCAGACTACCATCAAAGCAAGCGTCCCCCAAAAAATAacctagaaaaacaaaacaagaaaagggGAAATCAGAGGAGCACCTCACAGCTTTTCTCCAATTAATTTAGGTCAGCAGTAGCAGTAAGATTCTAATAACTGCAGAAGGACATCGTGTATTCTGTTTAAATTAGCTGATTGTGTAGTTCAGATATATTAATAGCAACACTTCTCTATTGTGCGAAATTTGCTTACACACATGCTTATGAGTAACATTAAAAAGCTGACAGCAGTGTCATCTGTGGGATACATTTaaaggagaacagctggttcTGAAATTTTATGGAAGGAGGTTGAATATGAATGTTTACTTAAATTTCAAAGCGTTTCCTTAATTCATAGCTACCTGACAGAAGTAGTTGAAACCTTCATGCCACAGCAAGCCAGCCGGGCTCTTCATGGACGTGCACTTCAGTCTGTTTCCAGACGGCCGTGGCGGCTTGTCACTTAGAATAACGTTGGGTAACGCTAATGATAGCATTACCACCCAAACAGCTGCACTTAGTATCTGACCAACACGGACCCGCTGAAGGGCACACTTCCCAAAGGGCCTGACAATCTTCAGGTAACGGTCCAAGCTAATGAGACCCAGCAAGAGGATGCTGATGTACATGGTGATGTAGAAGAGCACTGCAGAGTATCTGCAGTGGAAGGCGCGTAGCTGCCAGGAACCCACACCTGCATCCGTTAAGATTTTCAGAGGGATGGTCAGAGTCATGAGCAAGTCAGCCACCACCTGTTGTTGAGCAAATTTTAACCTTGTTATtgtaatgctgtttttttttgttgttgttgtttccttACTTTGCAGCGGAGAGTAAACCTACAAAGCAAAAGCCTTGGTGTCTTACCACATTTTTTAGGAAGACCAGAAATGTTGAAGTGCTTCGGATACTGAAGAAGATCCATGCAGCGAGGGAGTTTAGTATCAGAGCAACTATGAAGAGGACACTGTATAGGCAGGGGAAAACCACAGCTGTTATGCTGGTATCCCGAACACACTTGAAGGAGGTGGTGTTGGACAGGGTGTTGTTCATACTGTGATCCTTAGTTGGCTTTTGACAGGATGagagagtgaaaaaaaagatgacagaGACATCAtaagaaatgataaaaacactgTAATATGCTGTTTCTACAATTAATATGAGATAATTATAGCATTATTGTGTCTATCTCTCAAAAGTCCCTAAGAAAATGTAGCTGAAgtactttattattataattacttATATGACAgatgtttattcatttatatgaCAAGAGTTACAAAAAAATTGACAACAGGAATTATCAGATCATTTTGAATGTTACAGCTGCTTCCTACCCTCTACTTAAAAATACCAATACTTTGTTTGTTGTAGTCATGTAGATACAGACTTAATATATACTTTAAATGCACAGTCTGAGCTTCTGTTCATTCTATATTCCCTATGTCCTCTCTTCTTTTTGCTCTGAAGAATAGCACTGAGGTTATACACATGGACTATGGCAACTAATACACACTGCTTTCAAACCTTTGTCTGGTTTAGTGTGCACTCAAATGTTAATTAGATTTTCTGCAAGTTACATTGTTAGGCAAATTAAGTATTTGTGCCCAGTTTCACAAAGTAATTTATCTGCAAGATGTACATGACAAGCCAGTAATTGAGTCTTACCttctttttgtgtctttatCGTCTGTTTAGGTGGGGCATGAGAAGAATAATGACAAAATGCAACGGAAAATACAATGTTTCATAAAAAGGAAGAAGTGAAATATCAaattcctcttttttcttcttagcCACAGGAAATaatgaaggaaaataaaaaaataaataaaactgaaaacctcCTGCTGTTATTTTAGTTCTTTAATCAGTCCAGGAATACTGGTTCTGGCTTGAGTCTTGAATCTTTATGTCTTTCTTGGTATTTCCTCCCCTTCTGActctctctttttaagtgtttttgtgtgtgtgtgtttgatgctCTTACAATGGGTGGTCCCTGGAGCTAATGTGTGGCTGTCTTGTCACAATCCCAATGAGTTTGCCAGTCTTCCTCCGGGTGAAAGACCCTTTCCTTCCTTGCTTCCTGTTCCAATTGTCTGCTGAGAGGCTTGCTCTACTCCGTGCCAGTCCCTCTGCCTCCGCTAGCTTGCGTCAGACTTAGTAGCTGTTAAGAGGCGAACACCACAGCCACAGACTTATTTGCAGACCTCTTGCACCCTACAGCTCTTCGCTCCACCTCGCAACTAATGTTCAATACTTACGCCTTGTTTCAAAAAGTCTCCACCAGCTGTGGTTTTAGTGGGCAACAGTAACATGCAAAGCTTGCACATTGCTCTGACTGACTTCACTTGAAAGCAAGCAAGCTCTACCATGATgcattaatgtaaaaaaaattgggAAGAAAATGATATTATTATAAATTGCCCCTGTTTGAAATAGCgtgtattttctgtaaatagtatcaaattacaacaacaactgACTGATTGACCATCCCCTTCCACTCTCACTTTCTTGTTAAAAATAGGACATTCTGAGAACATTGCAAAAATAACTTCCTGTGGGATTTTGTTTGGATTTGAACCAAGAATTATgacagctgcaaaagcaagtTGAGAAATGTTTCTATTACAAGTCTCCAAATGATGTTGTTGCttaacacacatcacacatgtaGATACATATCATGACAGATAAACACAATATAATTCCATGAGCCAACAGTCAGTTtggcacacacaaagaaaaatatataagtaAAAGCTCAGTGAGATCAGATGGAATATACAGACATATATTTTAGCAGATTAATAATTAGTAAGCAATGCAGTAGGACATAAACTTGTTGCATACATGCTTAACAtcatacaaaaatgtattttagacAAACTCTTTATTGCCATGAACCTTATTTACTTTAACCACAGTCATTACAAAACATCTACATGAAAGACAGATGATTTGCATGATAATTGCGTTGTCTCCATTCGCCTTCTGATTAAAGTGCTACCTTTACATAAAATATGCATGAAAATACCACTTCACTCTGTTGCGTTTCATGTTACAGTTTTTCAAACTCTTCATGTGGTACATTTAGTACTAAAAGGACAATTTTACACGATTTAAAAGAGTAAATAATGCAATTAAATGTTAATAAATACAGGAATAATTAAGTTCAATACAGCAATAACATCTGAGCCGATCTAATTGGGGATACTATTTCGTAAGATCTATCAGAATTTAGTCTGTTGCAAAGTGGTGTCTGGTTTGTCTGGTGCTGAAGCCAATTTAAGTGAGATGGCAACATCTGCCATCAAAGATACCAGTTTCTCTTTGAACTCTCTGCACAGAAAGACATAGAGAAGTGGATctatgcatgtgtttgtggtggCAAGCCAAAGGCTGGCATCTTTGGCAAATTTGCCTAGTTCAAACAAGCAGGAATTACTGGCATAGTTGACTTGCTGAAACGTGTATGGGATCCTGACTATGTGATATGGTCCAAACGCCACAAAAAAGACAATAATAACAAGAAAAACACGTAGTTTGATTTTCTGCTTTCCATGGTTGTTATTGCTGCCGGAGTTTCGAAATGACTCAATGACTTTGTTTGTGATGCAGATGTAGCAAACCACAATGACCAAACTGACACTCCAGAAGAAAATATTGACAAAAATCACTGTTTTTGTATGATATACAACTCCTTCTGTTCCTTTCATTTGCATACAAGTAATGACCTGTGTCGAGTTGGGTGATTTATTAGTTAAAATTATATTTGGTAAACCTGAGACTCCAAATATTGTTATCCAGACTAAGCCTGCTATCACTTTGCTAAATGTCACATTCTGGCCAAAGTTTACGTGGGGTGTCATGATTTTGAAGAAACGGTCTACACTGATTAAACCCAACAAACCAATACATATGTACATTAGACTGTACATAACGACGCTGAAATAACGACATGACAGTTTGAATATAATTTGTGATGCACCCGACAAGTCAGATGCAATTTTGAATGGGACGATCAAGGTTATTAAAGTGTCAGCAGCAATCAGATTTTTCAAATACACCACAAAGGTGGTGGTGGACTTAAGGTGTAGGGACACCCAGGCTGCTACACCATTCAGCAACAAGGCTAAAGGGAACATCAGATAGTAGAGGGCTGGGATAACATTTGGGTTGTAAGTGAAACTCTGGCACTTTGAATCATTTTGAGCTGTCTCAGTTGGCATCGCTCCACCTAGAGaaggaaaacatgttttaaacgGCCATAGTTCCAGAAAAGAAAATCCCTATATACTCTGTTTAGTAACGTATGAATTTTAAACAGATTGTTCCTTGAATGCATTCAACTTGAATGGACATGAAACACTACATGTATCATTGCTACTGAACAAAAAAACTGTTATAGATTTAAAACTGTCTGTGTAGTTGGATTTAAGTGCTTAAAGTGAAAG containing:
- the p2ry13 gene encoding P2Y purinoceptor 13, with product MNNTLSNTTSFKCVRDTSITAVVFPCLYSVLFIVALILNSLAAWIFFSIRSTSTFLVFLKNVVVADLLMTLTIPLKILTDAGVGSWQLRAFHCRYSAVLFYITMYISILLLGLISLDRYLKIVRPFGKCALQRVRVGQILSAAVWVVMLSLALPNVILSDKPPRPSGNRLKCTSMKSPAGLLWHEGFNYFCQVIFWGTLALMVVCYTFISKKVYESYKASKSRSRGASRKTKAKVFVVVGVFFICFAPFHFVRVPYTLTQTRSATSDCKAQNAVYFAKETTLWLSATNVCLDPLIYVFLCKVFRRRLTAALCIKSLQKGFDSATSTQLEISQIAYSKRLSHNGTSEASEQCTLGHN